GAACAGCTTTTCCGCATTCTCGAACAGACCAGCAGCGGCTATGTGCTGCTGGATGCCCAGAACCGGGCTCAGCGCTGGAATGATGGTTACCTGCAGCTGTTTCCCTGGCTGGCCGCCACCCTCAAGGTAGGCATACCTCTGCAAGCCGCTTTGCAAGCTGCCGCAACCGCAGCCCCGGCAAGCGCTGCACCGGCTCTGAGTCATATCGCCGGGAGTCATCAAGCCCTGATTGCGCGCCAGCAGGCCCATGCCCAGTTTCAGTTGCCCAATGGGCGCAAGCTCAATCTGTCGGCTCACGCCCTATCGGCCAATTACACCGTGCTGGCCTGCAAGGAACTGCAGCCTCATGGCAACGAGGAAGAAAGCCTTTCCTTCTTCGATGTGCTGACCAATCTGCCCAACCGGCGCCTGCTGCTGGACCGGCTGTCCCAGGCCATGATCCAGTCCGAGCGCACGGGCTGGCGCGGGGCCTTGCTGACCATAGACATGGGGCCGGTGGTGGCGGGCTCGTCCACCAGCGCAGGCGAGAGCCCGGCCGGCCTGGCACAGAACATCGCACAGCGCCTGCTCGCCTGCGTACGCTCCTGCGATACCGTGGCCAGACTCGATGCCACGCATTTCGTCATCATGGTTTCGGATCTGTCCCCGGATATCGAAGTGACCACGGTGCTGGTGGAGCGCCTGGGAGAGCGTCTGCAGGAAAGCCTGAACGGCAACTACCAGCTCGGCAACAAAAGCGCGATGCTGGAGGCCAATATCGGCGCCACTTTGTTCGGCCCCCACTCCCGCTCCGCCACCGAGTTGCTGCAGCAGGCTGAGAGCGCCATGTACCGTCTGCGCGACGAGGAAGCCCGAGGCCTGCACTTCTTCAGCCCCGAGCAGCGCATCCAGGCCAATGATCGCCACCGCATGGAGCAAGAGCTGCGCGAAGCCCTGCGCCTCGGCCAGTTCGAGCTGCATTACCAGGCGCAATACTCCGTCAACGGCGACGTCAACGGTTTGGAAGCCCTGCTGCGCTGGCGCCATCCCAGGCGAGGACTGGTGCCACCGAGCATCTTCCTGTCGGTGGCAGAGGAAACCGAAATCATCACTCCCCTGGGCCGCTGGAGCATTCAAGCCGCCTGCGAGCAATTGGCCCGATGGAGGGCCGACCTGCAATTGGGCAAGCTGCCCATCTGCGTCAACATCAGCGCCAGGCAGCTCAGGCAAGCCGACCTGGCCGAGCAGGTGCAGGGCATCATCAGCCAGACAGGGGCCGACCCGGCCTTGCTGCTGCTGGAGCTTTCCACTCAAGCCCTGAGTCCTTCGCACGCGGATATCGTGCCCACGCTCACCCGCCTGCGCACCATGGGGGTAGGGCTGTCACTCGACGATTTTGGTGGCAGCTTCCATATGCAGCAAGCGCTGCAGCAGCTGCCCCTGAACCAGCTCAAGCTCTCGCAGTCTCTCGTGCAGCGCCTGGGACCCAACAATGCCGCCGAAGCCGCCGTGCAGGCGGCCATCGCGCTGGCCGCCCGCCATCAGATGATGATCGTCGGCGCAGGGGTGGAAACCCTTGAGCAGCGCGCCCTGCTGGCGCAATATGGCTGCGAGCATTTCATGGGCTATCTGCTCAGCCCCCCGGCACCGGCGAGCCAGCTCAGATCACTGCTGCAGCGGCAGGCCCTATCCAGTCTGCAGGAAGCTGCAGCTTGACGACCGCGTTTCAGCCATAAAAAAAGGCTTCGCAATGCGAAGCCTTTTTGGCATTTAACCCTTGATTGACAAGCGCCAACAGCTATCAACCAAGGAGTACACAAGCTCAGTACAGTTGCAGCTCAGTACAGTTGCAGGCTGACCCAGTAGGCAATGGATGCCACAAAGGCGCTGGCAGGAATCGTCAGAACCCAGGCCCAGACGATATTGCCTGCCACGCCCCAGCGCACGGCACTCGCGCGCTGCGTGGAGCCCACACCCACGATGGCACCGGTAATAGTGTGCGTGGTCGATACAGGAACCCCCAGGAAGGTGGCAAAGAACAATGTCAGAGCACCACCGGATTCGGCGCAGAAGCCACCGACGGGCTTGAGCTTGGTGATCTTCTGACCCATGGTCTTGACGATGCGCCAGCCGCCAAACATGGTGCCCATACCGATGGCCAGATAGCAGCTCACGATGGTCCACAAGGGAGGCTCGGCGTCACCGGCATTGGCATAACCCGTCGCAATCAGCAGCAGCCAGATGATGCCGATGGTCTTTTGCGCATCGTTACCACCGTGACCCAGGCTGTAGGCACCAGCAGACACCAGTTGCAGACGGCGGAACCACTTGTCCACGCGATTGGGGCTGGCGCGGCGGAAAATCCAGGCAACCAGCACCATCATCAGCGAGCCCAGCAGAAAGCCCAGCACGGGAGAGACGAAGATGAAGGCCACAGTCTTCCAGATACCGCTGGCGATCAGCGCACCCGCGCCGGCCTTGGCAATCACCGCACCCACGATGCCGCCAATCAGGGCATGCGAGGAACTGCTGGGAATGCCGTAGATCCAGGTGATGATGTTCCAGGTGATGGCACCCACCAGAGCGCCGAACACGACATGCGTGTCAACGATGCCCGGCTGAACAATACCCTTGCCCACGGTTGCCGCCACACTGAGGTGGAAGACGAAAACCGCCACAACGTTGAAGAACGCGGCAAATGCCACGGCCTGAGTAGGTTTGAGAACCCCCGTGGAAACCACGGTGGCAATCGAATTGGCAGCGTCGTGAAAGCCGTTCATGAAATCGAACAGCAAGGCGAGCACCACCAGCAAAATTACAACCCAGAGGGCTGCCTGTACCGGCTCCATGATCGGACTCCAGCGAGAATCAGGAATTCTCGAGGACGATGCCCTCGATCAGGTTCGCCACATCTTCGCAGCGGTCCGTGATGGTTTCCAGCAGCTCATAGATAGCCTTGAGCTTGATCACCTCACGCACATCGGGCTCTTCACGGAACAGCTTGCTCATGGCCGCACGCATCACGCGGTCCGCATCGCTTTCCAGGCGGTCGATCTCGTCGCAGGTCTTGCTGGCGGCGTCCACGATCGTGGGGTCCGAGAGGCGGTCCAGCAGCTTGACGGCATCACGCACACGCTCGCAGCAACGCACGCACAGATCGGTCAGACGTGTGATTTCGTCTGTCATGTGACGCACGTCATACAGTGCCATGGTCTCGGCCGAGTCCTGAATCAGGTCGGCCACGTCGTCCATGGTGTTGATCAGCGAGTGGATATGCTCGCGATCCAGGGGCGTGATGAAGGTCTTGTGCAGCAGCTTGGTGACATCATGGGTCACACGGTCGGCTGCGCGCTCGGCGTTGTCCACATCGGCGTTGTATTTTTCGCGCAGATGGAGATCGTTGTAATTTGCAACGAGTTGCGAGAAAGCATGAGCTGCTTCAACGATGCGGTCCGCATGTTGATTGAACATCTCGAAAAAATTGCCTTCGCGCGGCAATAGCTTGCCAAACAGCATGAATGCTCCTTACCGGGGAAAAGAAACCAGGCGACTCACTGCAAAAAAAGTGCAAGGTTCCCGGCTCAAACGGGGCGGAGTTTACTCTTGAGTCATTGTGCGTTTCAGCGCGTCTTCAAGACACCCCTTCGGGCACCACGAAAAATAAAATACAAGCTCTGAGCCATGCTAAGAGCTGTCACAAAGCCTGTGATTCCTCCTGACAACAGCACAAAGCAGAAATCCGCCCGCCGAATGCACCGACTGCAGGAGCATGTCACCCTGCCACGCGAAAACGTTCCAAATACTTCTTTTTGTAATATACAAATTCTATTCAATAACAAAAAAGAATTAAAAGGAACTAAAAAGAAATGAATAAAACAATCAAAGAACCATAAAAAACGTCATTTTTTTGTCATTTTCTTGAATTTCAGGGGAATTAGGGTTCACCCTTGACTGCAGGAGAGCGTCACGGCGGGATAGCGCACCGCGATCGACAGCGCCAAGGGGCTCGTCGAGACCTACTCTCCCAGGTAAGCCGCACGCACGCGCGGATCGCTCAGCAAGGTCTGACCCGGCCCCGTCATGGTGATGATGCCGGACTCCATGACATAACCCCGATCGGCCAGCGCCAGCGCGCGACTGGCGTTCTGCTCCACCAGCACCATGGTCACGCCCAGCGCATAGACATTGCTGACCACCTCGAAGATCTTGTCCACCATGATGGGCGACAAGCCCATGGACGGCTCGTCCAGCAGCAGCACCTTGGGCTGGCTCATGAGCGCGCGGGCCATGGCCAGCATCTGCTGCTCGCCCCCGGACATGGTGCCCGCCAACTGATCCTTGCGCTCCTTCAGACGCGGAAAGATGCCGAACATGCGCTCGATATCCGCCTGTATGCCGGCCTTGTCCTTGCGCGTGTAGGCCCCCATGAGCAAATTTTCGGTGATCGTCATGCGAGCGAACACGCCGCGCCCCTCCGGCACCATGACCAGGCCTTCGGCCACCAGATCCCAGGCGCCCTTGCCCTTGATGCTCTTGCCGAGGTAGAGAATGTCGCCATCGGCAATCGGCAGCCCTCGCGTGACAGCCTTCATCGTCGTGGTTTTGCCCGCGCCGTTGGAGCCGATCAGTGACACCAGCTCGCCCTGATGCACCTGAAAGTCCACGCCCTTCACAGCCTGAATGCCGCCATAGCCCACCTTCAGGCCCTTGACCTGCAGCAACACCGGGGCCGTGGACTTGGAGGCCTGCGCCTGTTCCAGCACTTGATCCTGCATCTTCAATGGCCTCCCGTGCCCAGATAGGCTTCAATCACTTTTTCATTCTTCTGCACTTCGGCAGGCGTGCCTTCGGCAATCGGCTTGCCATAGTCCAGCACCGTCACGCGGTCGCACAGACCCATGACCAGCTTCACATCGTGCTCGATGAGCAAGATGGTGCGGTGGTCGTTGCGAATGCGGTCGATCAGCTCACGCAGCTGCACCTTCTCGGTCGCGTTCATGCCGGCGGCCGGCTCATCCAGCGCAATGAGCTGCGGGTCCGTCGCCAATGCTCGGGCAATCTCCAGGCGACGCTGGTCGCCATAGGACAGGGTGCGCGCCTTGAAGTCCGCATATTTGCCGATGCCGACATAGTCGAGCAGCTCACGGGAGCGGGCGCGGATCGCGGCTTCCTCGGCCTTGAAGCCCTTGGTGCGAAACACCGCCCCGAGCAGGCCCGAATGCGTGCGCACATGGCGACCGACCATGACGTTTTCCAGTGCCGTCATCTCGGCGAACAGGCGGATGTTCTGAAAGGTCCGGGCAATGCCGGCCCGGGCCACCTTGTGCACCGCCGTCGGCTCATAGGGCTTTCCGGCCAGCTCGAACTTGCCGGTATCGGGCGTATAAAGGCCTGTGATCACGTTGAAAAACGTGGTCTTGCCTGCGCCATTCGGGCCGATCAGGCCATAGACCTGGCCTCTGTCAATCTTCATGCCCACACCGGACAGCGCCTGCAAACCGCCAAAGCGCTTGGAGATGTCCGAGACATGAAGGACTGCGGAAGTCGTGCTCTCTGCCATATCAGTTCACATTCCTTGTCTGTGCAGTCATCAGGACTGACGGTCCAGGCTTTTGGCATGCTCGGGCGTGGGCCACAGGCCGCGCGGGCGCATCAGCATGATGACGATCATGGCCAGGGCAATCAGCAACTGGCGCAATATGGAAGCATCGAGGCGCCCATCGGTCATCTGCTGCAGCGGCCCGGCCACATAGCGCAGCACCTCGGGCA
This window of the Comamonas testosteroni genome carries:
- a CDS encoding putative bifunctional diguanylate cyclase/phosphodiesterase produces the protein MSATNEKSARSEVHGQHSFPAATSLVGVYGEQLFRILEQTSSGYVLLDAQNRAQRWNDGYLQLFPWLAATLKVGIPLQAALQAAATAAPASAAPALSHIAGSHQALIARQQAHAQFQLPNGRKLNLSAHALSANYTVLACKELQPHGNEEESLSFFDVLTNLPNRRLLLDRLSQAMIQSERTGWRGALLTIDMGPVVAGSSTSAGESPAGLAQNIAQRLLACVRSCDTVARLDATHFVIMVSDLSPDIEVTTVLVERLGERLQESLNGNYQLGNKSAMLEANIGATLFGPHSRSATELLQQAESAMYRLRDEEARGLHFFSPEQRIQANDRHRMEQELREALRLGQFELHYQAQYSVNGDVNGLEALLRWRHPRRGLVPPSIFLSVAEETEIITPLGRWSIQAACEQLARWRADLQLGKLPICVNISARQLRQADLAEQVQGIISQTGADPALLLLELSTQALSPSHADIVPTLTRLRTMGVGLSLDDFGGSFHMQQALQQLPLNQLKLSQSLVQRLGPNNAAEAAVQAAIALAARHQMMIVGAGVETLEQRALLAQYGCEHFMGYLLSPPAPASQLRSLLQRQALSSLQEAAA
- a CDS encoding inorganic phosphate transporter, which produces MEPVQAALWVVILLVVLALLFDFMNGFHDAANSIATVVSTGVLKPTQAVAFAAFFNVVAVFVFHLSVAATVGKGIVQPGIVDTHVVFGALVGAITWNIITWIYGIPSSSSHALIGGIVGAVIAKAGAGALIASGIWKTVAFIFVSPVLGFLLGSLMMVLVAWIFRRASPNRVDKWFRRLQLVSAGAYSLGHGGNDAQKTIGIIWLLLIATGYANAGDAEPPLWTIVSCYLAIGMGTMFGGWRIVKTMGQKITKLKPVGGFCAESGGALTLFFATFLGVPVSTTHTITGAIVGVGSTQRASAVRWGVAGNIVWAWVLTIPASAFVASIAYWVSLQLY
- a CDS encoding DUF47 domain-containing protein, giving the protein MLFGKLLPREGNFFEMFNQHADRIVEAAHAFSQLVANYNDLHLREKYNADVDNAERAADRVTHDVTKLLHKTFITPLDREHIHSLINTMDDVADLIQDSAETMALYDVRHMTDEITRLTDLCVRCCERVRDAVKLLDRLSDPTIVDAASKTCDEIDRLESDADRVMRAAMSKLFREEPDVREVIKLKAIYELLETITDRCEDVANLIEGIVLENS
- a CDS encoding ABC transporter ATP-binding protein, producing MQDQVLEQAQASKSTAPVLLQVKGLKVGYGGIQAVKGVDFQVHQGELVSLIGSNGAGKTTTMKAVTRGLPIADGDILYLGKSIKGKGAWDLVAEGLVMVPEGRGVFARMTITENLLMGAYTRKDKAGIQADIERMFGIFPRLKERKDQLAGTMSGGEQQMLAMARALMSQPKVLLLDEPSMGLSPIMVDKIFEVVSNVYALGVTMVLVEQNASRALALADRGYVMESGIITMTGPGQTLLSDPRVRAAYLGE
- a CDS encoding ABC transporter ATP-binding protein, which encodes MAESTTSAVLHVSDISKRFGGLQALSGVGMKIDRGQVYGLIGPNGAGKTTFFNVITGLYTPDTGKFELAGKPYEPTAVHKVARAGIARTFQNIRLFAEMTALENVMVGRHVRTHSGLLGAVFRTKGFKAEEAAIRARSRELLDYVGIGKYADFKARTLSYGDQRRLEIARALATDPQLIALDEPAAGMNATEKVQLRELIDRIRNDHRTILLIEHDVKLVMGLCDRVTVLDYGKPIAEGTPAEVQKNEKVIEAYLGTGGH